TGGGCTGCGATCCGGTCCGCATGCGCCTTATCGGCAAATTTCTGTTCGGCCGGAAACGTGTAGTCGTTCAGCCAGTCGAGCAGTTGATCCGCCCAGGAGGCGATTACCTGCGCCTGCGGAAAGTGAATATGCGTATCGATGAAACCGGGAAGGATCAGATGCGGACGGTGATCGATGACCTTCACTCCGTCCGGCGCAGTGCCGGCAATGTCCGAAAAGTCGCCACACGCCTCGATCCTGCCGCTGGACAGAAGCAGGGCGCCGTCCTCCAAGTAGGAATAGGCGCTGGTATCGTCCGCTCCGCCCGGACAGGCGTTGAAGGTCAAAAGTCTGCCGCGCAGGAGTGTTTTTGTCTGGTCTGCCACAGCGTGAGGTCCTTGATCAGTCTGCAGGAAGCGGGAAGAGACCCAGTAATAGTCCCGCGCGCTCCGGGGAACAATGGGCGGCTGCAGCCTGTTGACAATCGTTCGTGTGCGCCCGATCAAAAGGTGTGTGCGGGTTCACGTCAGTCTGGGATTGTTTCGATTGGCACGATCTGATGTCCTCTGTTAAAGACCGTTTGCAGAAGGTGAAACTGCCTTGAAACCACGCCATCGGCTGCGCAGAGGAAGATGAAATGTCAGCAGATTTGCCCCGTCCGACCGACAACGCCTTTCTTGGAAAGTCGCTGAAGGGTGGATCGCATGAATCGACCTATGCCGGAGCGCTGTCCTTCATGCGGCGGCGGTACAGCCGCGATCTCGACGGCGTCGACCTGGCTGTCTGGGGCATTCCCTTCGATGCATCGGTGTCCAACCGTCCGGGTGCGCGATTCGGCCCCCAGGGCGTGCGCAGGGCTTCGGCCATTTTCGACGGCGATCCGCAATACCCCTTTCACATGGACCCCTTCGAAGAGATCGCCTGTGTCGATTATGGTGACTGTGTATTCGACTACGGCCGCAACGCTGATGTGCCGGGCCACATCGAAGCCCAGGCCGCTGAAATTCTGGCAACGGACACACATCTTTTTTCGATCGGCGGCGATCATTTCGTCACCTATCCGCTGTTGCGTGCGCACGCCGCCAAATACGGCCCGCTTGCGCTTGTCCAGTTCGACGCCCACCAGGACACCTGGCCTGACGAAGGCGACCGGATTGACCACGGGACATTCACCGGGCGTGCGGTCCGGGAAGGCCTGATCGATCCGCACAAGTCGATCCAGATCGGCATCCGTACGCATGCCCCCGAAACCTGCGGGCTGGACATCATATTCGGTCACGAACTGGAAGAACTCGGGGTATCGGGCGTGATCGACCTCATCAAAAGACGCGTCGGTTCCGCGCCTGCATACATGACCTTCGATATCGATTGTCTGGATCCCGCCTTCGCGCCTGGAACCGGTACGCCGGTGTCGGGCGGACTGACGTCGCGCGAAGCGCTCTGCATCCTGCGGGGTTTGCGTGAAATCGACTTCGTCGGAGGAGATGTCGTCGAAGTCGCCCCGGCGTACGATCACGCCGATATCACGTCGATTGCCGGTGCCAGCGTGGCACTGACCTATATCGGCCTGATGGCTGAAAGGCGAAAGAACGCAGGGTCATAGATCGTTGGAAGGCGTTGGTAGATCTGCAATCGGTTTGGCCGCGCAGAACGGACGGACCCGAATTCAGGCGTTCTTTTCGGCGTTGTCATTATCCGGAGCCGACGACCAGAACCGGTAGAGCGGCGACTTGTCCTTCATCTGCTCAAAGAGCAGGACCTGTTTCCGGAAACACACGAGTTGCGCCGAATAGGCAACGAGCAGGCCGGTACCGGTCAGGAGGAGGGATGCAGTGATCCCGCCCGTATAGGCAATCACGGCCCCGAGCCAATAAACCAGGAAAAGGGTCGTGATGCGGGCGCTCAATTTGTCCGGTATCGGCGTGTGAAGCCGGTTCAACCAGATCCGTTCCCCAAATCCGACCGAGTTTGCCCAGCTCGGCTTTGTCGAGGCCGCGGTCTGTTTGCTCTGAAGAAAAACAAGGCCTGCAACTGTGAGCAGCGTCAGGGCGATGGCGGCAGTCGTGCCAACCCAGATGTGTGACCAGATCGCAAGGCAGACAAGCGCAGGAGTCAGGATCTTGGTGTAGGTCGCGCGTGCACCTGCCGGTTTGCTTCCGCCCGTTATTCGCAGAGTCCCGAGAACCACATTTGCAGGGTGTCCCCCGTGGTGTGCCGGCTGTACCTGGTAGAACTGGTGTCTTTCGG
This region of uncultured Roseibium sp. genomic DNA includes:
- a CDS encoding DUF6653 family protein → MQTPERHQFYQVQPAHHGGHPANVVLGTLRITGGSKPAGARATYTKILTPALVCLAIWSHIWVGTTAAIALTLLTVAGLVFLQSKQTAASTKPSWANSVGFGERIWLNRLHTPIPDKLSARITTLFLVYWLGAVIAYTGGITASLLLTGTGLLVAYSAQLVCFRKQVLLFEQMKDKSPLYRFWSSAPDNDNAEKNA
- the speB gene encoding agmatinase, giving the protein MSADLPRPTDNAFLGKSLKGGSHESTYAGALSFMRRRYSRDLDGVDLAVWGIPFDASVSNRPGARFGPQGVRRASAIFDGDPQYPFHMDPFEEIACVDYGDCVFDYGRNADVPGHIEAQAAEILATDTHLFSIGGDHFVTYPLLRAHAAKYGPLALVQFDAHQDTWPDEGDRIDHGTFTGRAVREGLIDPHKSIQIGIRTHAPETCGLDIIFGHELEELGVSGVIDLIKRRVGSAPAYMTFDIDCLDPAFAPGTGTPVSGGLTSREALCILRGLREIDFVGGDVVEVAPAYDHADITSIAGASVALTYIGLMAERRKNAGS